In Triticum aestivum cultivar Chinese Spring chromosome 5B, IWGSC CS RefSeq v2.1, whole genome shotgun sequence, the following proteins share a genomic window:
- the LOC123115060 gene encoding 60S ribosomal protein L28-1-like encodes MTTVPGSPVWELVKKNNCFLIKQFGNSNAKVRFSKEPNNLYNVHSYKFSSLANSKTVVVQPSAGEDKAVVLSTTKTKKQNTPTKLQHKTLMRKEFHKMAKSVKNQEMD; translated from the exons ATGACTACCGTTCCAGGGTCTCCGGTCTGGGAGCTTGTGAAGAAGAACAACTGCTTCTTGATAAAACAGTTCGGCAACAGCAACGCCAAGGTGCGGTTCAGCAAGGAGCCCAACAACCTCTACAATGTCCACTCCTACAAGTTCTCGA GTTTGGCGAATAGCAAGACCGTGGTGGTCCAGCCATCAGCGGGAGAGGACAAGGCAGTTGTCCTGTCCACGACCAAGACCAAGAAGCAGAACACCCCTACCAAGCTCCAGCACAAGACTCTGATGCGCAAGGAGTTCCACAAGATGGCCAAGTCTGTCAAGAATCAG GAAATGGACTGA